The proteins below are encoded in one region of Cherax quadricarinatus isolate ZL_2023a chromosome 29, ASM3850222v1, whole genome shotgun sequence:
- the LOC128690392 gene encoding uncharacterized protein codes for MNCMSLVLVVMVTLTALMGSTRAMPDPYPLAGADPDAVAGADPDAVAGADPYPLADANPGADPEADPHWRRFGFGRGYGYRGFGGYGGFGGYGYYRRPFFGRGYYGYYG; via the exons ATGAACTGC ATGTCGCTTGtgcttgttgtgatggtgacccTGACCGCCCTTATGGGGTCCACCCGAGCCATGCCGGACCCCTACCCTCTGGCTGGCGCTGATCCTGACGCAGTGGCTGGCGCTGATCCTGACGCAGTGGCTGGCGCTGACCCCTACCCATTGGCTGACGCTAATCCCGGTGCTGACCCGGAGGCCGACCCACACTGGAGACGCTTCGGCTTCGGCCGTGGCTATGGTTACCGTGGATTCGGCGGATACGGTGGATTCGGCGGATACGGCTACTACCGTCGGCCTTTCTTTGGTCGCGGGTATTATGGTTACTATGGATAA
- the LOC128690573 gene encoding neuropeptide-like protein 30, with amino-acid sequence MKLLSLVLIVMVALTVVIGSARAMPGPYALADADPSADPHWGYRRFGGYGGFGGFGGYGGYGGYGGYGRYGGFWG; translated from the exons ATGAAGCTT TTGTCGCTGGTGCTGATTGTGATGGTGGCCCTGACCGTCGTCATAGGGTCAGCCCGTGCCATGCCAGGCCCCTACGCTCTGGCTGACGCTGACCCCAGTGCTGACCCACACTGGGGTTACCGCCGGTTTGGTGGCTATGGTGGATTTGGTGGCTTTGGAGgttatggtggttatggtggttatggtggttatgGTCGCTACGGAGGTTTTTGGGGTTAA